Proteins from a genomic interval of Francisella salimarina:
- the tgt gene encoding tRNA guanosine(34) transglycosylase Tgt — translation MTVMKFDLIKKEGKARRGKISFPRGDIQTPAFMPVGTYGAVKSLSPVELKEMGADIILGNTFHLWLRPGTEIIKKHGTLHDFNGWDKPILTDSGGFQVFSLGKMRKLTEEGVTFKSPINGSKVFLSPEISMQVQRDLGSDIVMCFDECTPYPATEKEAKDSMELSMRWAKRSKDAHGDNPSALFGIIQGGMYEHLRDESLKALKEIDFDGFAIGGLSVGEPKEDMIRILDHTAHQMPEDKPRYLMGVGTPKDLVEAVYRGVDMFDCVMPSRNARNGHMFTSEGVVRIRNAKHKDDVSPLDPNCDCYTCQNFSRSYLHHLDKTQEILGSRLNTIHNLTYYQNLMKNIRQALEEGRFEEFRKEFLESYKG, via the coding sequence ATGACTGTAATGAAGTTCGACTTGATTAAAAAAGAAGGTAAAGCTAGAAGAGGGAAAATAAGTTTCCCAAGAGGAGATATTCAGACTCCTGCATTTATGCCAGTAGGGACTTATGGAGCTGTTAAATCTCTATCTCCGGTTGAGTTAAAAGAAATGGGTGCTGATATTATCTTAGGTAATACGTTTCATCTATGGTTACGTCCAGGTACTGAAATTATCAAAAAACATGGTACTTTACATGATTTTAACGGTTGGGACAAACCTATACTTACAGACTCTGGGGGATTTCAAGTCTTTAGTTTGGGTAAAATGCGTAAACTTACAGAAGAGGGCGTTACATTTAAATCACCAATTAACGGTTCAAAAGTTTTTTTATCTCCTGAGATATCAATGCAAGTCCAAAGAGATCTTGGCTCTGATATTGTAATGTGTTTTGATGAGTGCACACCATATCCAGCTACTGAAAAAGAGGCAAAAGATTCTATGGAACTATCTATGCGTTGGGCAAAAAGATCAAAAGATGCTCATGGAGATAATCCATCTGCATTATTTGGAATTATTCAGGGTGGAATGTATGAGCATTTACGTGATGAGTCTCTAAAAGCTTTAAAAGAAATAGATTTCGATGGTTTTGCAATAGGTGGATTATCTGTGGGTGAGCCTAAAGAAGATATGATTAGAATACTTGATCATACTGCTCATCAAATGCCAGAAGATAAGCCGAGATACTTGATGGGTGTTGGTACACCAAAGGATTTAGTAGAGGCTGTTTATCGTGGTGTTGATATGTTTGACTGTGTAATGCCGTCACGAAACGCTCGCAATGGTCATATGTTTACATCAGAGGGTGTTGTTAGAATTAGAAATGCCAAACACAAGGATGATGTGTCTCCATTAGATCCAAACTGTGATTGTTATACTTGTCAAAATTTTAGTCGTAGTTATTTGCATCATCTAGATAAAACGCAAGAGATATTAGGTTCAAGATTAAATACAATCCACAATCTAACTTATTACCAAAACCTAATGAAAAATATTCGTCAAGCCTTAGAAGAGGGCAGATTTGAAGAGTTTAGAAAAGAATTTTTAGAGAGCTATAAAGGCTAA
- a CDS encoding DMT family transporter: MNRINNFISLWFMTVSAALIAFGSFARKYLIQIDGIYLTMLVSFVGGGILMWWVVSISSFSRVAPFAWRSIFIRVVFSLFAQLFFFISLSNGSLLITILLFNTSPLFIPVIRFLFYKQSVSYFNFACIIISFLGIYLILGVGEGNVNTYNLCALFAGVLNAASQVVLYNASKKEDVFIINLWIYTFIGIFLLLLLPFNMSAISSLNEVSMKPVVIWVSVAIIIFGISSQIFRVKAFKYTKDPSLIAPAMYFSVIVAALLDVVFYDSSISCMEMIGILMVCVSSILSLIRK; encoded by the coding sequence ATGAACCGAATAAATAACTTTATAAGCTTATGGTTTATGACAGTTTCTGCAGCTCTTATAGCTTTTGGCTCATTTGCACGCAAGTATCTGATACAAATAGATGGGATCTACTTAACCATGTTAGTTTCATTTGTTGGTGGAGGCATACTTATGTGGTGGGTTGTAAGTATTTCTTCCTTTTCAAGGGTTGCTCCTTTCGCTTGGCGTTCAATATTTATTAGGGTAGTGTTTAGTCTATTTGCACAGTTATTTTTCTTTATAAGTTTAAGTAATGGCTCATTATTGATTACCATTTTACTATTTAATACTAGTCCTTTATTCATCCCGGTTATTAGGTTTTTGTTTTATAAGCAGAGTGTTAGTTACTTTAATTTTGCTTGTATTATTATTAGCTTTTTGGGAATTTACCTTATACTGGGTGTTGGAGAAGGTAATGTTAATACATATAATCTTTGCGCTCTTTTTGCGGGAGTTTTAAATGCAGCATCTCAAGTTGTTTTATACAATGCAAGCAAAAAAGAAGATGTGTTTATTATAAATCTTTGGATATATACATTTATAGGAATATTTTTATTATTATTGCTACCGTTTAACATGTCTGCTATATCTAGCTTAAATGAGGTGTCAATGAAACCTGTAGTCATTTGGGTATCCGTAGCTATAATTATATTTGGTATTAGTTCACAGATTTTTAGAGTAAAAGCCTTTAAGTACACTAAAGATCCTTCACTAATAGCCCCAGCTATGTATTTTTCAGTAATAGTTGCAGCACTATTAGATGTTGTGTTTTATGATAGCTCTATAAGTTGTATGGAGATGATAGGAATTTTGATGGTGTGTGTTTCAAGCATATTGTCTTTAATAAGAAAATAA
- a CDS encoding MFS transporter has product MASIDISLDTKKSLFDKDIDRKKAILLTFVAFLFTGFQCAIYGMLTVPISQHFNIDSNTIIFFDGFGLWGQILAMATGGILIKKIKGKNTLIVAALFMIIGSILSIFAPDIYVYTAMTFICNMAVGYVLVSCNYIVMGTVEKQGESEGKLSLLNVFFSLGFLSSAFIVGNILFYTSWQAVFVVVMVLFIIFILFLLSLQINEKIEQGVITKAENASQPRFIFLSKPIVLMAIALFCIVYTEQIMNYYNQPHLHFDLGFNMKDVGLLVAVYTGSQLLGRIFFGKFLLPRVRIERYLVVSGLVFAFAIFIFIYTKSFVLVLILMAILGLSDSCIYPSVLGYAMDKLPHVSSGATSFLVTVGAIGIPLGTSLSGMLGNLLGREPAMLVGPVMLLVLVTLVVIVHNLKVVK; this is encoded by the coding sequence ATGGCATCTATAGATATATCTCTGGATACTAAGAAGAGTTTGTTTGATAAAGATATTGACCGTAAAAAGGCTATACTTCTTACGTTTGTGGCATTTTTGTTTACTGGTTTTCAGTGTGCTATTTATGGCATGTTGACAGTACCGATTTCACAGCATTTTAATATTGATTCTAATACTATTATATTTTTTGATGGTTTCGGTTTATGGGGGCAGATTTTAGCAATGGCGACTGGAGGCATCCTTATCAAAAAAATTAAAGGCAAAAATACTTTAATAGTTGCTGCGTTATTTATGATTATAGGGTCAATTTTATCGATATTTGCTCCAGATATTTATGTTTATACAGCAATGACTTTTATATGCAATATGGCTGTTGGTTATGTGTTAGTGTCATGCAACTATATTGTGATGGGAACTGTAGAGAAACAAGGTGAATCTGAAGGTAAACTTAGTCTTTTAAATGTATTTTTTAGTCTTGGCTTTTTATCTAGTGCTTTTATAGTTGGGAATATTCTTTTTTATACTAGTTGGCAGGCAGTATTTGTGGTTGTTATGGTTTTATTTATCATATTTATATTATTTTTATTGTCTCTTCAAATTAATGAGAAAATTGAACAGGGCGTAATCACTAAAGCAGAAAATGCATCACAGCCTAGATTTATATTTTTGTCTAAGCCTATTGTTTTGATGGCTATAGCACTATTTTGTATAGTTTATACAGAGCAGATAATGAACTACTATAATCAACCGCATTTACATTTTGATTTGGGCTTTAATATGAAAGATGTAGGTCTGCTAGTGGCTGTTTATACAGGGTCTCAGCTTTTGGGTAGGATCTTTTTTGGTAAATTCTTATTACCTAGAGTAAGGATTGAGCGTTATCTTGTGGTGTCAGGGTTGGTTTTTGCTTTTGCAATATTTATTTTCATATATACAAAATCATTTGTGCTAGTACTAATTTTAATGGCTATACTAGGGCTTAGTGATTCATGTATATATCCATCTGTTTTAGGTTATGCAATGGATAAACTTCCACATGTATCAAGTGGAGCAACATCATTTTTAGTAACTGTTGGTGCAATTGGTATTCCGTTAGGTACATCCCTATCTGGTATGCTTGGTAACTTATTAGGGCGTGAGCCTGCAATGTTAGTAGGGCCAGTTATGCTTTTGGTACTGGTTACATTGGTAGTGATTGTACACAATTTAAAAGTCGTGAAATAG
- a CDS encoding LysR family transcriptional regulator produces the protein MIKKNDLPPLNSLPVFIAVMKTQSYTKAAEQLFMTHSAVSQSIKKLENYLNKKLFITDKRNLVITDLAREYYTMIDPLVSEIHNATEVLKKQRTKKLSINCMTTLCANWLIPKLDDLINSLVNTEIQLISLGRRVNFDYDDIDISIEYGIDSDFSNKNKFKLADGELILVCNNKHSGSSLSEIILEQKLIYVDDKIRIDDYQLWAQHNNISKKPNKNIIFKNSLQAIQACFSGIGFFVTDRLLIQEHIKNGFLYVPPQQDYMTGKSYYLLAKDSETDSFSIIKKLLSSYF, from the coding sequence ATGATTAAAAAAAATGACTTACCTCCTTTAAATTCATTACCAGTTTTTATAGCAGTAATGAAAACACAAAGTTATACTAAAGCTGCAGAACAGCTATTTATGACTCACTCTGCTGTGAGCCAATCTATAAAAAAATTAGAAAACTACCTTAACAAAAAACTATTTATCACGGATAAACGAAATCTAGTCATTACTGACTTAGCCAGAGAGTACTACACAATGATAGACCCTCTAGTATCAGAAATTCACAATGCAACAGAGGTACTAAAAAAACAACGCACTAAAAAATTATCTATAAACTGTATGACTACACTTTGTGCAAATTGGCTAATACCAAAACTCGATGATTTAATAAATTCACTAGTAAATACAGAAATACAGCTCATTAGTCTAGGCAGAAGAGTAAATTTTGATTATGATGATATAGATATCAGCATAGAGTATGGTATTGACAGTGATTTTAGCAATAAAAACAAATTCAAACTAGCAGATGGTGAGTTAATACTAGTTTGTAATAATAAGCACTCTGGTAGTAGCCTCTCAGAAATAATATTAGAACAAAAGCTAATCTATGTTGATGATAAAATTCGCATTGATGATTATCAACTCTGGGCACAACACAACAACATCTCAAAAAAGCCTAACAAAAATATAATCTTCAAAAATTCTCTTCAAGCAATTCAAGCTTGCTTTTCAGGTATTGGTTTCTTTGTTACAGATAGACTTCTAATTCAAGAACACATCAAAAATGGATTTCTTTATGTACCACCTCAACAAGACTACATGACAGGAAAATCATATTATCTTTTAGCAAAAGATTCAGAGACAGATAGTTTTAGTATTATCAAAAAATTATTATCTTCATACTTTTGA
- a CDS encoding cysteine hydrolase family protein: MKNKIVIVADFINEIVDEKGVFGAHNAKRVKDDKTMEKANQLIAWARENNIMVAHVKVGFSKDYKECSKVSPMFKQAPEYGVLKLDTWATDFHPDMDVQEHDVIITKHRVSALYGTNLEVVLRANSIQDIIICGVSTSYVIESTVRELHDRDYSVTVVADACNASSQESHEASLSNLNKIAKIICVDNLLKGECFGN, from the coding sequence ATGAAAAATAAAATCGTGATTGTTGCAGACTTTATAAATGAGATAGTCGATGAGAAAGGCGTTTTTGGAGCTCATAACGCTAAGAGAGTTAAAGATGATAAAACTATGGAAAAGGCAAATCAATTAATTGCATGGGCAAGAGAGAATAATATCATGGTTGCTCATGTAAAGGTTGGTTTTAGTAAAGATTATAAGGAGTGTTCAAAAGTTTCTCCTATGTTTAAACAAGCTCCGGAGTATGGTGTTTTGAAGTTAGATACCTGGGCAACAGATTTTCACCCAGATATGGATGTCCAAGAGCATGATGTTATAATAACAAAGCATCGTGTGAGTGCACTTTATGGAACTAATTTAGAAGTTGTTTTAAGAGCAAATAGTATTCAAGATATTATTATTTGTGGAGTATCGACTAGTTATGTGATAGAGTCTACAGTTAGAGAATTACATGATCGCGATTATAGTGTTACAGTAGTGGCAGATGCTTGTAATGCTAGCAGCCAAGAATCGCATGAAGCGAGTTTGTCAAATCTGAATAAAATTGCTAAAATTATATGTGTAGATAATTTGTTAAAGGGAGAGTGTTTTGGTAATTAA